CCTCCAGGCCGCGGGCGCGGACCTCGATGTGCACCGTGCCGCCGGTGTCCCAGTCGGTCAGGTTGTCGGTGGCGTAGATCGTCGCGCCGGTGCCGTAGAGCAGGCGGCCGGAGTCGAACGGGTCGATCTCCAGCGACTCGGTCATCCAGCCCAGCTTGGGCGCCTCCTCCGGCAGCGGCGGCACGGCGTTCCAGGTCAGCCAGGGCGCATCGGTGATGTCGAGGTCGTAGCGCTTGACGCGGTTCGGCCAGGCGCCCCAGTCCCAGGAGCGGGTCCAGGTCGCGCCGCCGTCGGTGGTGCGGAAGAAGACCACGTCCGGCCACCACGCGATCTGCGTGGCCACCATCAGCGTGCCCGGCCGCTGCCGGTCGATGGTGAGACCGGAGTAGCCCCAGGAGCCGCTCTCCGGGGTGATGTCGGTCCAGGCGCCGGTGGCGGTGTCGAGCTTCCAGACCTTGCCGGAGCCGCCGTCGTACGGGCCGCCGGTGTCGCTGGTGGCCAGATAGAGGAAGCCGCCCTCGTGGTCGAGCACGCCCTTGTGCGGCACGTGCCCGGTCGGCGCGCCCGGCACCGCGGCCCAGGTCGCGCCGCCGTCGGTGGAGCGGTAGAGCGGGTTGTCCTTGTCGGCCACGCCCACGTAGATCGTCTGCGTGCCTCGGCGGCGGCCGCCCGTACGCGGGTCGAACACCACCCACACCACGCCCTGCAGGTCGCTGGAGTAGCCGCTGGTGTCGTTCGGGTCGGCGCGGTAGGTGCCCGGGTTCGGGAACGCGGTGACCTGCGCCCAGCTCGCGCCGTGGTCGGTGCTGCGCCACAGGCCGTGGCCGCTGGGCGCGCCCAGGTAGAGCACGCTGTTGCGGTGCGGGTCGATGGCCAGCCGCTCGCCCATGCCCCGGCCGGGCATGTTGCCGCCCAGCTTGAACGGCAGCTCGGTGACCTGCCAGGTGCGGCCCCGGTCGCGCGAGCGCAGCACGGCGCCGTTGTTCGGGTCCCAGTCGTTGGTGTAGGTGCCCACCGCGACGTAGACCCGGTCCGGGTCGCGGGCGTCGGTGGCCAGGCTGGCCACCCCGGACCAGC
The Catellatospora sp. IY07-71 DNA segment above includes these coding regions:
- a CDS encoding glycoside hydrolase, producing the protein MSQARISRRVLFGAVGAMGAAAGAGLLGAPASAGQGYRWRNVEIVGGGFVPGIVFNQSEPGLVYARTDIGGAYRWHPATGRWIPLLDWIGWAKWGWSGVASLATDARDPDRVYVAVGTYTNDWDPNNGAVLRSRDRGRTWQVTELPFKLGGNMPGRGMGERLAIDPHRNSVLYLGAPSGHGLWRSTDHGASWAQVTAFPNPGTYRADPNDTSGYSSDLQGVVWVVFDPRTGGRRRGTQTIYVGVADKDNPLYRSTDGGATWAAVPGAPTGHVPHKGVLDHEGGFLYLATSDTGGPYDGGSGKVWKLDTATGAWTDITPESGSWGYSGLTIDRQRPGTLMVATQIAWWPDVVFFRTTDGGATWTRSWDWGAWPNRVKRYDLDITDAPWLTWNAVPPLPEEAPKLGWMTESLEIDPFDSGRLLYGTGATIYATDNLTDWDTGGTVHIEVRARGLEETAVLDLVSPPVGAHLISAVGDVGGFVHHDFANPGLMFDNPTHGSTTGLDFAGLVPATVVRVGNPTNGTRFGISYDGGATWTPAATQPDGISGGGRIAVSADGAHVVWSPDGAAVHHSADGGATWTPSSGGRILGVVATRGWLSRPRAVYAGARLGFPSRAFCVVGR